In a single window of the Zea mays cultivar B73 chromosome 5, Zm-B73-REFERENCE-NAM-5.0, whole genome shotgun sequence genome:
- the LOC100285136 gene encoding calmodulin binding protein produces the protein MSQKRQPEEGDVPRRAADAGGGGGGDEPGGSSSRSSLPQRHGEPKRQRIALRDVITEVMRNTSIEKFLIALEPLIRRVVKEEIESAFANHASMMARSVTDSVPSVSKNLQLQFMTRLSLPIFTGSKIEGEGSLSITIALVDALTRQIVAPGKEFQIKVEIVVLEGDFESGEDDDWTAQEFNNNIVKEREGKRPLISGDAFIALVDGIGTVGELSFTDNSSWTRSRKFRLGARTEDGSFNGVRVREAKTESFVVKDHRGELYKKHHPPFLEDEVWRLEKIGKEGAFHKRLNRENICTVKDFLTLLNLDASRLRKILGGGMSTKMWEATVEHAKTCVLTDKVHHYYPDGLNKAGVVFNVVGEVRGLISDKYVFVDDFTEKEKAEARAAVKQAYEHWKDVHTCDNETLVENPSHPFNLGSPSLHENQYNQLPTQVSTDGFSLSNSAILSPNIFSMEPSSALDPCSILETEESSANQFQSVLPPVGGHEVPREPQTLDKFSNSLVYDDCSAHPSFSESYYSTVDPSMSFDTQDLGAALKGFIATISKPKAAYRGWRTLSYVLGWIFYTKRIVARRKKHGK, from the exons ATGTCGCAGAAGAGGCAGCCGGAGGAGGGCGACGTCCCGCGGCGCGCCGCCgatgccggcggcggcggcggaggagacGAGCCCGGTGGGAGCTCGTCGCGCTCCTCTCTGCCCCAGCGCCACGGCGAGCCGAAGCGGCAGAGGATCGCCCTTCGCGA TGTGATCACGGAGGTGATGCGGAACACCAGCATCGAGAAGTTTCTAATCGCGCTCGAGCCCCTCATCAGGAGAGTG GTAAAAGAAGAAATTGAGTCGGCTTTTGCAAACCATGCCTCTATGATGGCAAG GAGTGTCACAGACAGTGTTCCATCTGTGTCAAAGAATTTGCAGCTGCAGTTCATGACCAGACTTTCTCTTCCAATATTTACTGGATCCAAGATTGAAGGAGAGGGCTCCTTAAGTATAACTATTGCTCTAGTCGACGCTTTGACAAGACAAATTGTAGCACCAGGCAAAGAGTTCCAGATAAAGGTCGAGATTGTAGTTCTGGAGGGGGATTTTGAAAGTGGAGAAGATGATGACTGGACAGCTCAGGAGTTTAACAATAACATTGTTAAAGAAAGAGAAGGCAAAAGGCCCTTGATTTCTGGGGATGCATTCATTGCCCTCGTCGATGGCATTGGAACAGTAGGGGAACTTTCATTCACAGATAACTCCAGCTGGACACGGAGCCGAAAGTTCAGGCTAGGAGCAAGAACAGAGGATGGTTCTTTCAATGGTGTAAGAGTACGGGAAGCAAAAACTGAATCATTTGTGGTTAAGGACCATCGAGGAGAAT TGTACAAGAAGCACCACCCACCATTTCTTGAAGATGAAGTCTGGCGCCTAGAGAAAATTGGCAAGGAAGGTGCTTTTCACAAGCGTTTGAATAGGGAGAACATTTGCACTGTCAAAGATTTTCTCACCTTGTTAAATCTTGATGCTTCTAGGCTTCGAAAG ATATTAGGTGGTGGCATGTCAACAAAGATGTGGGAGGCCACTGTGGAACATGCAAAAACATGTGTTCTAACTGACAAAGTGCATCACTACTATCCTGATGGTCTAAACAAAGCTGGTGTTGTATTCAATGTAGTTGGAGAAGTAAGAGGGTTAATATCTGATAAATATGTTTTTGTTGATGACTTTACTGAAAAGGAGAAG GCCGAAGCACGTGCAGCAGTGAAGCAAGCATATGAACACTGGAAGGATGTCCATACTTGTGACAATGAAACGCTTGTGGAAAACCCTTCACATCCATTCAATTTGGGATCTCCATCTTTGCATGAAAATCAGTATAACCAGTTGCCCACACAAGTTTCTACTGATGGTTTTAGTTTGAGCAATTCGGCCATACTATCACCCAACATTTTCTCAATGGAGCCATCGAGTGCTTTAGACCCTTGTAGTATATTGGAGACTGAAGAAAGCAGTGCTAATCAATTTCAGTCGGTGTTGCCCCCAGTTGGTGGCCATGAAGTGCCCCGAGAACCTCAGACGCTGGATAAGTTCTCCAACTCGTTGGTATATGATGACTGCAGCGCCCATCCCTCATTCAGTGAAAGCTATTACAGCACTGTAGATCCAAGCATGTCCTTCGACACACAAGATCTTGGAGCTGCACTGAAAGGCTTCATTGCAACCATATCGAAGCCTAAGGCGGCATATAGAGGATGGAGAACATTGTCTTATGTGCTAGGATGGATTTTCTATACCAAGAGAATTGTTGCAAGGAGAAAGAAACATGGGAAATAA
- the LOC103625745 gene encoding uncharacterized protein LOC100277375 has protein sequence METETEAAAARRAKESLELAFQMSQILDTGLDRHTLSLLMALCDRGANPEALAALVRELSSAAPPTSAAASSPVSNGAAGPASAIAPTFSSGLRRP, from the coding sequence ATGGAGACGGAGACGGAGGCGGCAGCGGCGAGGCGGGCGAAGGAGTCTCTGGAGCTGGCTTTCCAGATGTCCCAGATCCTAGACACCGGCCTCGACCGCCACACCCTGTCGCTGCTCATGGCGCTTTGCGACCGCGGAGCCAACCCCGAGGCATTGGCCGCCCTCGTCCGCGAGCTCTCCTCTGCTGCTCCCCCAACCTCCGCCGCGGCTTCCTCCCCCGTGAGCAACGGCGCCGCGGGGCCGGCCTCGGCAATTGCGCCCACGTTCTCCTCCGGCCTTCGCCGTCCCTAG